In Candidatus Poribacteria bacterium, a single genomic region encodes these proteins:
- a CDS encoding cupin domain-containing protein produces the protein MNPRPINTRTATGDDFPWGRIRWLSSQALDPDAEMTFGVVYIDPGESNPLHYHPNCEEVIFVLAGQCDHRLGDESFALEVGSSLRIPRGVVHKAMNTGWEPVMMVIAYSAPNRETVFLEG, from the coding sequence ATGAACCCAAGACCGATCAACACGCGCACCGCGACCGGCGACGACTTCCCGTGGGGGCGCATCCGATGGCTCAGCTCCCAGGCGCTGGACCCCGACGCCGAGATGACCTTCGGCGTCGTCTACATCGACCCCGGCGAGTCGAACCCGTTGCACTACCATCCCAACTGCGAGGAGGTCATCTTCGTCCTCGCAGGGCAGTGCGACCATCGCCTGGGAGACGAATCCTTCGCGCTCGAAGTCGGTTCGTCGCTGCGGATACCACGCGGCGTCGTCCACAAGGCGATGAACACGGGGTGGGAGCCCGTGATGATGGTCATCGCCTACTCAGCTCCGAACCGGGAGACGGTGTTCCTCGAAGGCTGA
- a CDS encoding alkaline phosphatase has product MWFAEMDCKNRPPEARYTRRDWLRLAGSFGAALGVARGMKADNQQPVVFGLVADTHYADRDPAHSRHYRDSLPKMQDAVEAIRRCGPAFCVHLGDVVDKGSTVEEELAFLATIRAAMSEVGVRWHRVLGNHDVAALSKRRFLDACEAKASRYSFDHGGAHFVVLDACHNADGSDYDAGNFDWTQTFIPQDQLRWLSEDLAATENPTFVFVHQRLDDDGGAHGVKNAPDVRDVLQASGHVRAVFQGHDHRGARSRIGGIDYYTMRAQVEGPGRDNNAFSVVRIGADGVVSTTGYGRQEAYDQPSEDG; this is encoded by the coding sequence ATGTGGTTCGCCGAAATGGACTGCAAGAACCGACCTCCCGAGGCACGGTACACGCGTCGTGACTGGCTCCGGCTGGCGGGGTCGTTTGGCGCTGCGCTCGGAGTGGCGCGCGGAATGAAGGCAGACAACCAACAGCCCGTGGTGTTCGGACTGGTGGCGGACACCCACTACGCCGACCGCGACCCGGCGCACAGCCGCCACTACCGCGACTCTCTCCCCAAGATGCAGGACGCCGTCGAGGCGATCCGACGGTGCGGACCCGCGTTCTGCGTCCATTTGGGCGATGTCGTCGACAAGGGATCGACGGTGGAAGAAGAGCTCGCCTTCTTGGCGACGATCCGAGCCGCGATGTCGGAAGTCGGCGTGAGGTGGCATCGGGTTCTTGGGAACCACGACGTCGCCGCACTGTCGAAGCGACGATTCCTCGATGCGTGCGAGGCGAAGGCGTCGCGTTACTCGTTCGATCACGGCGGCGCGCACTTCGTCGTGCTGGACGCCTGCCACAATGCCGATGGGTCGGACTACGACGCCGGCAACTTCGACTGGACGCAGACGTTCATCCCGCAGGACCAGTTGCGTTGGCTCTCGGAAGACCTCGCAGCGACCGAGAACCCGACGTTCGTCTTCGTCCACCAACGCCTGGACGATGACGGCGGAGCCCACGGCGTCAAGAACGCCCCGGACGTGCGCGACGTGCTCCAGGCGTCCGGGCACGTGCGCGCCGTGTTCCAGGGACACGACCACCGGGGAGCGCGGTCGCGCATCGGCGGAATCGACTACTACACGATGCGCGCGCAGGTCGAAGGGCCCGGCAGAGACAACAACGCGTTCTCGGTCGTTCGCATCGGAGCCGATGGCGTCGTGTCGACGACGGGCTACGGACGGCAGGAGGCGTACGATCAGCCGTCCGAAGACGGCTGA
- the hoxU gene encoding bidirectional hydrogenase complex protein HoxU, whose protein sequence is MIAVTLTIDDRLVSAGDDDTILHAAHDAGIAIPTLCHFEGIADIGACRLCLVEIEGSPKLFAACTTRVTEGMVVRTDTERLRRHRKLMIELMLSERNHVCSVCVANGHCELQDRAIQAGVDHVRVEYLYPKFTMDLSHKRYGADPNRCILCARCVRVCDEVEGAHTWDIGGRGIASHVVTDLSAPWGDSATCTACGKCVTACPTGALFSQGATVGELEKDRSRLAFVVTARKTREWVR, encoded by the coding sequence GTGATAGCCGTCACTCTGACGATCGACGACCGGCTCGTGAGCGCCGGGGACGACGACACGATCCTCCATGCAGCCCATGACGCCGGGATCGCGATCCCGACGCTGTGCCACTTCGAGGGCATCGCCGACATTGGCGCGTGTCGGCTGTGCCTCGTGGAGATCGAGGGATCTCCGAAGCTCTTCGCGGCGTGCACGACGCGTGTCACGGAGGGCATGGTCGTGCGCACCGACACGGAGCGCCTGCGTCGGCATCGCAAGCTGATGATCGAGCTGATGCTTTCCGAGCGGAACCACGTCTGCTCAGTCTGCGTCGCCAACGGTCACTGCGAGCTGCAGGATCGGGCGATTCAGGCGGGCGTCGACCACGTCCGGGTCGAGTATCTCTACCCGAAGTTCACGATGGACCTGTCCCACAAGCGCTATGGAGCCGATCCGAACCGCTGCATTCTGTGCGCTCGTTGCGTCCGCGTATGCGACGAGGTGGAGGGGGCGCACACCTGGGACATCGGCGGGCGCGGCATCGCAAGCCACGTCGTCACCGATCTGTCGGCTCCCTGGGGCGATTCGGCGACGTGCACGGCTTGTGGGAAGTGCGTCACAGCCTGTCCAACCGGCGCTCTCTTCTCCCAGGGGGCGACCGTCGGCGAGCTCGAAAAGGATCGCTCGCGTCTGGCGTTCGTCGTCACGGCACGCAAGACGCGGGAGTGGGTCCGTTAG
- the nuoF gene encoding NADH-quinone oxidoreductase subunit NuoF — MDLSGLHSIAERERHSRKPNTIRCCAAMGCEAARSRQVRVALRSAVAAAGRQDSIEVQGVGCLGLCSAGPLVRVEPQGVMYQRVTPEDVQSIVAAVDGGTSTAERADLSHPFFTLQYPIVLENSGKVDPERIESYVAEGGYETLYHVLREMSPAEVVDEVSRSGLRGRGGAGFPTGLKWATVAKTQADWKCVVCNADEGDPGAFMDRAVMESDPHRILEGMAIAAYAVGANQGYIYVRGEYPLAYDRLQVAIQQADRLGLLGSRIFDSPFDFRIDLRIGAGAFVCGEETALMASIQGQRGTPRPRPPYPAEAGLWGKPTLINNVETFANIPPILKRGGGWYAAIGTDKSKGTKVFSLTGHVRHTGLIEVPMGTTLRTIVEDMGDGVPNGRALKAVQTGGSSGGCVPASEIDVSVDYESLAALGSIMGSGGMVVLDDSTDMVDLARFFMEFCADESCGKCVPCRVGTAQIYRLLERFVAREATESDLVLLEELCDLLRSASLCGLGQNAPNPVLSTLRYFREEYEAGMASIGASRGLIREPAVVGRPA, encoded by the coding sequence ATGGATCTGAGCGGGCTCCATAGCATCGCGGAACGCGAACGCCACAGCCGAAAGCCGAACACGATCCGTTGCTGTGCGGCGATGGGGTGCGAGGCAGCCAGATCACGCCAAGTGCGGGTTGCGCTCCGATCCGCTGTCGCCGCCGCCGGACGTCAGGACTCGATCGAGGTGCAGGGCGTCGGGTGCTTGGGCTTGTGCAGCGCCGGGCCCCTCGTGCGAGTCGAACCCCAAGGCGTCATGTACCAACGCGTCACGCCCGAGGACGTCCAATCGATCGTCGCCGCCGTCGATGGCGGCACATCGACAGCCGAACGGGCGGACCTATCCCACCCCTTCTTCACCCTCCAGTATCCGATCGTCCTCGAGAACTCGGGCAAGGTCGATCCGGAGCGGATCGAATCCTACGTCGCCGAGGGCGGCTACGAGACGCTCTACCACGTCCTGCGGGAGATGTCGCCTGCAGAGGTCGTAGACGAAGTGAGCCGGAGCGGGCTGCGGGGACGCGGAGGAGCCGGGTTCCCCACCGGGCTCAAATGGGCGACCGTCGCGAAGACCCAAGCCGACTGGAAATGCGTCGTCTGCAACGCCGACGAAGGCGATCCAGGCGCGTTCATGGATCGCGCCGTCATGGAGAGCGATCCGCACCGGATCCTCGAAGGCATGGCGATTGCCGCGTACGCCGTCGGGGCGAACCAGGGCTATATCTACGTGCGCGGCGAGTATCCCCTCGCCTACGACCGGCTGCAGGTCGCCATCCAGCAGGCGGACCGGCTCGGACTGCTCGGATCGCGCATCTTCGACTCGCCGTTCGACTTCCGGATCGATCTTCGGATCGGCGCGGGAGCGTTCGTGTGCGGCGAGGAGACGGCGCTGATGGCGTCGATTCAGGGACAGCGCGGGACGCCGAGACCCAGACCGCCGTACCCCGCCGAAGCCGGGCTCTGGGGCAAGCCGACTCTCATCAACAACGTCGAGACGTTCGCCAACATCCCGCCGATCCTGAAACGCGGGGGTGGCTGGTACGCCGCCATCGGGACGGACAAGAGCAAGGGCACCAAGGTGTTCTCGCTGACGGGTCACGTGCGCCATACGGGGCTCATCGAAGTGCCCATGGGGACGACGCTCCGAACCATCGTCGAGGACATGGGCGACGGCGTCCCGAATGGGCGCGCGCTCAAGGCGGTTCAGACGGGCGGGTCATCCGGCGGCTGTGTGCCCGCAAGCGAAATCGACGTGTCGGTGGACTACGAATCGCTCGCGGCGCTGGGCTCCATCATGGGGTCGGGCGGCATGGTGGTTCTCGACGATAGCACGGACATGGTCGATCTCGCGCGGTTCTTCATGGAGTTCTGCGCGGATGAGTCCTGCGGGAAGTGCGTTCCGTGCCGCGTGGGAACCGCTCAGATCTACCGGCTGCTGGAGCGCTTCGTCGCCCGCGAGGCGACCGAGAGCGATCTCGTGCTGCTGGAGGAGCTGTGCGACCTGCTGCGGAGCGCCAGCCTGTGCGGGTTGGGGCAGAACGCTCCGAACCCCGTTCTGAGCACGTTGCGGTACTTCCGCGAGGAGTACGAGGCGGGTATGGCGTCTATCGGGGCGTCGCGCGGACTCATCCGCGAGCCCGCTGTTGTCGGTCGTCCGGCGTAG
- a CDS encoding NAD(P)H-dependent oxidoreductase subunit E (with HoxF and HoxU catalyzes H2-dependent NAD(P)+-reduction as well as NAD(P)H-dependent H2-evolution) gives MTIHVPPASVHPSAPAPVRAGDERFEPLDAVIKRHQGKPDSLIEILNSAQVRFGFLGGELLDFVARRMRLPSSYVFGVATFYHMFSLAPKGRHTCDVCMGTTCSVKGARRLLEGLERAMGIRAGETTADGRISLQLVRCPGTCGMAPVVYYDGVAISYETTASAVKRVKGWLDDGSERAP, from the coding sequence ATGACGATTCATGTGCCACCAGCCTCCGTTCACCCGTCAGCGCCTGCGCCGGTACGAGCTGGTGACGAACGGTTCGAGCCGCTTGACGCGGTGATCAAGAGGCATCAGGGCAAGCCCGACTCCCTGATCGAGATCCTGAACAGCGCCCAGGTCCGGTTCGGGTTCCTGGGAGGAGAGTTGCTGGACTTCGTCGCTCGGAGGATGCGGCTCCCGTCGAGCTACGTCTTCGGTGTGGCGACGTTCTACCACATGTTTTCGCTGGCGCCGAAGGGGCGACACACGTGCGACGTGTGCATGGGCACCACGTGCAGCGTGAAGGGCGCTCGTCGGCTTCTCGAAGGACTGGAACGCGCGATGGGGATTCGAGCCGGCGAGACCACCGCCGATGGACGAATCTCCCTGCAACTGGTTCGCTGTCCGGGCACCTGCGGGATGGCGCCCGTTGTCTACTACGACGGAGTCGCCATCAGCTACGAGACGACGGCGTCCGCCGTCAAGCGTGTGAAAGGGTGGCTAGACGATGGATCTGAGCGGGCTCCATAG